Proteins encoded in a region of the Rutidosis leptorrhynchoides isolate AG116_Rl617_1_P2 chromosome 9, CSIRO_AGI_Rlap_v1, whole genome shotgun sequence genome:
- the LOC139867200 gene encoding cytokinin riboside 5'-monophosphate phosphoribohydrolase LOG5-like, translated as MEVARSRFKSVCVFCGSSAGKRDCYRDAALDLGQELVKKKLNLVYGGGSVGLMGLVSQEVHRGGGHVLGIIPKTLMCKEITGETIGEVRAVSNMHQRKAEMARHSDCFIALPGGYGTLEELLEVITWAQLGIHDKPVGLLNVDGYYNSLLTFIDKAVDDGFIMPAQRHIIVSAPNAKELVQKLEDYVPMHDGVVAKARWEAEQVELNASLHSELAR; from the exons ATGGAAGTAGCAAGATCAAGATTCAAAAGTGTTTGTGTTTTTTGTGGTAGCAGTGCTGGCAAAAGAGATTGTTACAGAGATGCTGCTCTCGATTTAGGCCAAGAATTG GTAAAGAAGAAATTAAATCTTGTTTATGGTGGAGGAAGTGTAGGATTAATGGGATTGGTTTCACAAGAAGTTCATAGAGGTGGTGGTCATGTTCTAGG GATTATTCCTAAGACCCTTATGTGCAAAGAG ATAACGGGTGAAACAATAGGAGAAGTAAGAGCGGTATCTAATATGCATCAAAGGAAAGCTGAGATGGCTCGCCATTCTGATTGCTTTATTGCTTTACCAG GTGGATATGGAACATTGGAAGAATTATTAGAGGTTATTACATGGGCCCAACTAGGAATTCATGACAAGCCT GTGGGTTTATTGAACGTGGATGGTTACTATAATTCACTACTTACCTTCATTGACAAAGCAGTGGATGATGGATTTATTATGCCAGCTCAACGTCATATCATTGTTTCTGCACCTAACGCAAAAGAACTAGTACAAAAGCTCGAG GATTACGTACCGATGCATGATGGAGTGGTGGCAAAGGCAAGATGGGAGGCGGAACAAGTGGAGCTAAATGCATCTTTGCATTCCGAGTTAGCCCGATGA